One window from the genome of Gloeomargarita sp. SRBZ-1_bins_9 encodes:
- a CDS encoding response regulator, producing the protein MESGVEVPHWQRPLAGHVTLYDPADPSVSWHAYLGPTGTRLHYVCSGVGRAERFHCLMQLLFPKLRDWVLPPDQDEYSFLYQQAQRGGMTLAEVRQILLRLMQEALTHFLVLWQHKSQQVKREDHPRLPLNPILLAVNWTDVAQSVEKEVKIWANVRYRVPSPLARFHLPPGKVNQLYEFWSVCPRESYLAKLPSLQVQRCVELFSRNACGYELAQELQVSPAQAVQCVLPLLQAGIVLVRPFQVLEPPKKLGPKVACVDDSPAILSSVTQILQRSGYEVIPIVDPRQVLPTLAQEKPALVLLDVLMPELNGYELCKLIRQHPELRHIPIIFLTGKDGLVDKMRARLLGVREYLTKPVDAEQLRQCVQQVLAQV; encoded by the coding sequence ATGGAATCAGGGGTTGAGGTTCCCCATTGGCAGCGTCCGTTGGCGGGCCATGTCACGCTGTACGACCCGGCTGATCCCTCGGTGTCTTGGCATGCCTATTTGGGGCCAACAGGGACGCGTCTGCACTATGTCTGTAGTGGGGTGGGACGGGCGGAGCGGTTTCATTGTTTGATGCAGTTGTTGTTCCCGAAGCTGCGGGACTGGGTCTTGCCGCCGGATCAGGATGAATACAGCTTTCTTTACCAGCAGGCCCAGCGGGGCGGTATGACCCTGGCCGAGGTACGGCAGATTTTGTTGCGGTTGATGCAGGAGGCCTTGACCCATTTTCTGGTGTTGTGGCAGCACAAGTCGCAGCAGGTAAAACGGGAAGACCACCCCCGCCTTCCCCTTAATCCCATCCTGCTGGCGGTCAATTGGACGGATGTGGCCCAATCGGTGGAGAAGGAGGTGAAAATTTGGGCGAATGTGCGCTACCGGGTGCCGTCGCCTTTGGCGCGGTTCCATTTGCCGCCAGGAAAGGTGAATCAGTTATATGAGTTCTGGTCGGTCTGCCCCCGGGAGAGTTATTTGGCGAAGTTACCGTCGCTCCAAGTCCAGCGTTGTGTGGAGTTGTTCAGCCGGAATGCCTGTGGCTATGAGTTGGCGCAGGAGTTGCAGGTGAGTCCAGCCCAGGCGGTGCAGTGTGTGTTGCCCCTGTTGCAGGCGGGTATTGTGCTGGTGCGTCCGTTTCAAGTGCTGGAGCCACCGAAGAAATTGGGGCCAAAGGTGGCCTGTGTAGACGACAGCCCGGCGATTTTGTCCAGCGTGACTCAGATTTTGCAGCGCAGCGGCTATGAGGTGATTCCGATTGTCGATCCCCGGCAGGTGCTGCCGACTTTGGCGCAGGAGAAACCGGCGCTGGTGTTGCTGGATGTGCTGATGCCGGAGTTGAACGGTTATGAACTGTGTAAGTTGATCCGCCAGCACCCGGAATTGCGCCATATCCCTATCATCTTTCTGACGGGGAAAGATGGCCTGGTGGACAAGATGCGCGCCCGGCTGCTGGGGGTGCGGGAGTACTTGACGAAACCGGTGGATGCGGAACAGCTCCGCCAATGTGTACAGCAGGTCTTAGCCCAAGTGTGA
- a CDS encoding response regulator, with protein MEPLPRLVLVVEDGIAEQRLMVALLQRAGYKAVGQPSAEAAWAWLETHGAPALVVVDIGLPGESGLELCRRIRAHPDWRTLPVVICSCRDREADKFWSKRQGATDYLTKPYTPQQLVNLVQRYVP; from the coding sequence ATGGAACCTTTGCCCCGGTTGGTGTTGGTGGTGGAAGATGGGATAGCCGAACAACGGTTGATGGTGGCCCTGTTGCAGCGGGCGGGGTACAAGGCGGTGGGGCAACCCTCAGCGGAGGCGGCCTGGGCCTGGTTGGAAACCCACGGGGCACCGGCGTTGGTGGTGGTGGATATTGGGTTGCCTGGGGAAAGTGGGCTGGAATTGTGCCGGCGCATTCGGGCGCACCCCGATTGGCGGACGTTACCGGTGGTGATTTGTAGCTGCCGGGACCGTGAGGCCGATAAGTTTTGGTCCAAGCGGCAAGGGGCCACCGATTATTTGACCAAACCCTACACACCGCAGCAGTTGGTGAACCTGGTGCAACGCTATGTCCCCTAA
- a CDS encoding DUF4189 domain-containing protein has product MKPKVWWGAVIPLLLLAGPAYAREPVGAIAIGSRGRFGYSYDWSNAVQANQRALQECGSPDCRVVLTFNGGCGAIAEGQGRLGTGTGKTRQLAEQAALKMCNDPTCQVTVWACNSPR; this is encoded by the coding sequence ATGAAGCCAAAGGTGTGGTGGGGTGCCGTGATACCGCTACTGTTGCTGGCGGGACCGGCTTACGCTAGGGAACCGGTTGGGGCCATTGCCATTGGCAGCCGGGGGCGCTTTGGCTATAGCTATGACTGGAGCAATGCTGTCCAGGCCAACCAGCGGGCCTTGCAGGAGTGCGGCAGTCCCGATTGCAGGGTAGTGTTGACCTTCAACGGCGGTTGTGGGGCCATCGCGGAAGGACAAGGACGGTTGGGTACAGGCACCGGCAAGACCCGGCAACTGGCGGAACAGGCAGCCCTTAAGATGTGCAACGACCCCACCTGTCAGGTAACCGTTTGGGCCTGTAATTCGCCCCGCTGA
- a CDS encoding chemotaxis protein CheW — protein sequence MSPKTPTETYVVVRLGETVRLGLPQRVVREALDMAGIVVSPMPGAPPIFRGITNLRGAFLWVLDAAAWLRQLEPALALPQTPGREGLVVTVGERTFIMTIQGREGFLSVTPADRQPLPRLRHHHLFPAMTRWEDKPVVLLDPTAWLQALYQSAER from the coding sequence ATGTCCCCTAAAACGCCTACGGAAACCTATGTGGTGGTGCGCCTGGGGGAAACGGTGCGCCTGGGATTACCGCAACGGGTGGTGCGGGAGGCCCTGGATATGGCGGGGATAGTGGTGTCCCCCATGCCGGGAGCGCCGCCGATTTTTCGGGGTATTACCAACCTGCGGGGGGCGTTTCTGTGGGTTCTGGATGCGGCGGCCTGGCTACGGCAGTTAGAACCGGCTTTGGCTTTGCCCCAGACGCCGGGCCGGGAAGGATTGGTGGTGACCGTGGGGGAGCGGACGTTCATCATGACCATTCAGGGCCGAGAGGGGTTTTTATCGGTTACACCGGCGGACCGACAGCCCTTGCCCCGTTTGCGCCACCACCACCTGTTCCCGGCCATGACCCGTTGGGAAGATAAGCCGGTTGTGTTGCTGGACCCCACGGCCTGGTTGCAGGCGTTGTATCAATCCGCGGAGAGGTGA
- the pyrF gene encoding orotidine-5'-phosphate decarboxylase, with amino-acid sequence MTPSLARRIIVALDVADGESALAWVDRLPQVQWWKVGLELFTAAGPGILRELKARQKSIFLDLKYHDIPRTIARACRVAAHYGVDLLTLHATAGSAALTAAQGAIAGSGLRLIAVTLLTSIDQEQLRREWATPWTTTEYVLHWARLAHQSGLAGVVCSPQEVAQVKQTLGPDFLCVCPGIRWLEEDEDDQRRTWTPQAALAAGADFLVIGRPLLQAARPEQVWQRLMQMET; translated from the coding sequence ATGACCCCTTCCCTGGCCCGGCGGATTATTGTGGCCCTGGATGTGGCCGACGGGGAGAGTGCCCTGGCCTGGGTGGACCGCCTGCCCCAGGTGCAGTGGTGGAAGGTGGGTTTGGAGTTATTTACCGCCGCCGGTCCGGGGATCCTCCGGGAACTGAAAGCCCGGCAAAAGTCCATCTTTCTCGACCTGAAGTACCACGACATTCCCCGCACCATCGCCCGGGCTTGTCGAGTGGCCGCCCACTACGGTGTGGATCTGCTGACTTTGCATGCCACTGCCGGTTCCGCCGCCTTGACCGCCGCCCAAGGTGCCATTGCCGGCTCTGGTCTCCGACTGATTGCCGTGACGTTGCTCACCAGCATCGACCAGGAGCAATTGCGCCGGGAATGGGCTACCCCCTGGACAACCACTGAGTACGTGTTGCACTGGGCGCGGCTGGCGCACCAGTCCGGGTTGGCGGGTGTGGTCTGCTCCCCCCAGGAGGTTGCCCAGGTGAAACAAACCTTGGGGCCGGATTTTTTATGTGTTTGTCCGGGAATTCGTTGGCTGGAGGAAGATGAGGATGACCAACGCCGCACCTGGACGCCCCAGGCTGCCCTGGCCGCTGGTGCTGACTTCCTGGTGATTGGCCGTCCCCTGCTCCAAGCGGCCCGCCCCGAACAGGTGTGGCAAAGGTTGATGCAGATGGAAACCTGA
- the dctP gene encoding TRAP transporter substrate-binding protein DctP — translation MRRRVGLAVLGALAVTACQRQTAPTVITQPRIRWRVATSWPTSLDTLFGGVRYLADQVKQLTDGRFTLTPFAAGEIVPGLQVLDAVRAGTVEAGHTASYYYLGQNSALVFGTGLPFGLTAQQQNAWWYAGGGLAAMQELYRDFGVITFPAGNTGAQMGGWFRREVNSLQDLQGLKMRLPGLGGKVMAQMGVNVQVLPGSELFLALERGALDAAEWVGPYDDRRLGLPRAARYYYYPGWWEPGPSLELLVNLRAWQQLPSAYQQALVAAAQATNAYILAQYEARNQQALQQLVTEGVQLRRYSDDILRRAWQITQDLLADQSRREPTFRQLYASWQMFRREGLRWANLDSLPVIMAFAQLDRPT, via the coding sequence ATGCGTAGGCGGGTTGGTTTAGCAGTGTTAGGGGCACTGGCGGTCACGGCCTGTCAGCGGCAGACAGCGCCCACCGTGATCACCCAACCCCGTATTCGCTGGCGGGTAGCGACCAGTTGGCCCACGTCCCTAGATACCTTGTTTGGCGGGGTGCGCTACCTGGCCGATCAGGTGAAACAACTTACCGACGGGCGTTTTACCCTGACCCCCTTTGCCGCCGGGGAGATCGTGCCGGGGTTGCAGGTGTTGGATGCGGTGCGGGCAGGAACCGTGGAAGCCGGTCATACTGCCAGTTACTACTACCTGGGTCAAAATTCGGCGCTGGTGTTCGGCACCGGGTTGCCCTTCGGGTTGACCGCCCAGCAACAAAACGCCTGGTGGTACGCCGGGGGGGGATTAGCCGCCATGCAGGAGTTATATCGGGATTTCGGCGTCATTACCTTTCCGGCAGGCAACACCGGTGCCCAGATGGGGGGGTGGTTTCGGCGCGAGGTCAACTCCCTCCAGGACTTGCAGGGCTTGAAGATGCGCCTGCCCGGCTTGGGAGGCAAAGTTATGGCCCAGATGGGGGTCAATGTGCAGGTCCTGCCCGGGAGTGAACTGTTTTTGGCCCTGGAGCGGGGGGCGCTGGATGCAGCAGAATGGGTGGGTCCTTACGATGACCGGCGTTTAGGCTTGCCCCGGGCAGCCCGTTACTATTACTACCCCGGCTGGTGGGAACCCGGTCCCTCCCTGGAACTGCTGGTGAACCTACGGGCTTGGCAACAACTGCCTTCCGCCTATCAGCAGGCTTTGGTTGCAGCGGCCCAAGCCACCAATGCCTACATCCTGGCCCAGTACGAAGCCCGTAACCAGCAGGCTTTGCAGCAACTGGTGACCGAGGGGGTGCAATTGCGCCGCTATAGCGACGACATCCTCCGGCGGGCCTGGCAAATCACCCAGGATTTACTGGCCGACCAAAGCCGCCGCGAACCCACCTTTCGCCAACTCTACGCGTCCTGGCAAATGTTCCGTCGCGAGGGCCTCCGCTGGGCCAATTTGGATTCCCTGCCTGTGATCATGGCTTTTGCCCAGCTCGACCGACCGACTTGA